Proteins co-encoded in one Meiothermus sp. genomic window:
- a CDS encoding menaquinone biosynthesis decarboxylase yields the protein MYKNLQAFIQDLQRQGELVRIKEPVSCELEITEIADRMVKSGGPALLFENVAGRDFPVFIGGFGTAERTARAMGVRRLDELAERVANLMHLNPGKGGLKAALALLPKLRELKGFFPKKVRGGPVQEVVWKGEQVDLFKIPILKCWPLDGGPYITLPLVITKDPETGELNLGMYRMQVLDKRSTAMHWQLHKVGRRHYDKAKKLGRRLEVAVALGGDPILTYAATAPVPPLPGVNEFNLAGFLRGQPVELTRGVTVDLPVPAEAELVLEGYVDPAEDLVVEGPFGDHTGFYTLEELYPRFHVTAITHRKKAIYPATIVGRPPMEDAYLIEASERLFLPAAQLILPEIHDYHMPPAGVAHNWVNVSIEKRYPGQGYKVASGLLGLGQMMFAKVIVVLDAGAPLKGPEALQHALQHAVPGRDTLISRGPIDVLDHSSRAMGYGGKLIVDGTAKLEEEGGPLPFTPRAHPSLPSLPGVRQKQLPGIWMVTLEKTRPHQAREVAEQLLAAPQSAGIRLLLLTDSDTALEFDEVMWAVLGNIDPERDAWVMPGVEGAVLVLDGTRKLAEEGFTRRWPPKIVMSPEIVRRVDERWKALGLPALPPKDTTVVAQP from the coding sequence ATGTACAAGAACCTCCAGGCATTCATCCAAGACCTACAGCGCCAGGGTGAGCTCGTGCGCATCAAAGAGCCCGTTTCCTGCGAGCTGGAAATCACCGAAATCGCCGACCGTATGGTCAAGTCGGGCGGCCCGGCCCTGCTGTTTGAGAACGTAGCGGGCCGCGATTTTCCGGTTTTTATCGGGGGCTTTGGCACGGCAGAGCGTACCGCGCGGGCTATGGGGGTCAGGCGCCTCGATGAGCTGGCGGAACGGGTCGCCAACCTGATGCACCTCAACCCCGGCAAGGGCGGCCTCAAGGCGGCCTTGGCCCTGCTGCCCAAGCTGCGCGAGTTGAAAGGCTTCTTCCCCAAAAAAGTGCGCGGTGGCCCGGTGCAGGAGGTGGTCTGGAAGGGCGAGCAGGTCGACCTCTTCAAAATCCCCATCCTCAAGTGCTGGCCGCTGGACGGTGGCCCCTACATCACCCTGCCGCTGGTGATCACCAAAGACCCCGAAACCGGCGAGCTGAACCTGGGCATGTACCGCATGCAGGTGCTGGACAAACGGAGCACCGCTATGCACTGGCAACTGCACAAGGTGGGGCGGCGGCACTACGACAAGGCCAAAAAGCTGGGGCGTCGTCTCGAGGTCGCCGTCGCCTTGGGGGGCGACCCCATCCTGACCTACGCCGCCACTGCCCCGGTGCCGCCCCTTCCGGGGGTCAACGAGTTCAACCTGGCCGGGTTCCTGCGCGGGCAGCCGGTGGAGCTCACCCGTGGCGTGACGGTAGACCTGCCCGTGCCCGCCGAGGCCGAATTGGTGCTCGAGGGCTACGTAGACCCCGCCGAAGACCTGGTCGTGGAAGGGCCGTTTGGCGACCATACCGGCTTTTACACTCTGGAAGAGTTGTACCCACGCTTTCATGTCACCGCCATTACCCACCGCAAAAAAGCCATCTACCCCGCGACCATCGTGGGCCGGCCCCCCATGGAAGACGCCTACCTGATCGAGGCTTCCGAGCGGCTCTTCCTGCCCGCTGCGCAGCTTATCCTGCCAGAAATACACGACTACCATATGCCGCCCGCCGGAGTAGCCCACAACTGGGTGAACGTGAGCATCGAAAAACGTTACCCCGGCCAGGGCTACAAGGTGGCGAGCGGCCTCTTGGGCCTGGGTCAGATGATGTTTGCCAAGGTGATCGTGGTGCTGGATGCCGGCGCCCCGCTCAAAGGCCCCGAAGCCCTGCAACACGCTCTGCAACACGCTGTGCCGGGGCGCGACACCCTGATCTCGAGGGGCCCCATCGATGTGCTCGACCACTCCTCCCGTGCGATGGGCTACGGCGGCAAGCTGATTGTGGACGGCACCGCCAAGCTGGAAGAAGAAGGCGGCCCCCTTCCCTTCACCCCCAGGGCCCACCCCAGCCTGCCAAGCCTTCCGGGGGTGCGCCAGAAGCAACTGCCCGGCATCTGGATGGTGACGCTGGAGAAAACCCGCCCCCACCAGGCCAGGGAAGTCGCCGAGCAACTGCTGGCGGCTCCGCAAAGCGCGGGTATCCGCCTGCTACTCCTGACCGATAGCGACACCGCGCTCGAGTTCGACGAGGTGATGTGGGCGGTGCTGGGCAACATAGATCCCGAGCGCGACGCCTGGGTGATGCCGGGGGTGGAGGGAGCCGTGCTGGTGCTGGACGGCACCCGCAAGCTGGCCGAGGAGGGCTTTACCCGCCGCTGGCCGCCCAAAATCGTGATGTCGCCCGAAATTGTGCGGCGCGTGGACGAGCGCTGGAAGGCGCTGGGGTTGCCGGCCCTGCCACCCAAAGACACCACGGTCGTTGCCCAGCCCTGA
- a CDS encoding YraN family protein, translating to MKGAWAEALACQHLLAQGYTLLGQNKRTPFGEIDLWMQDGLTYVAIEVKQRRSSAFGTPLEALTPTKYRRIYRSVLYLLGQDDLPVRLEAVLVYGTPRQFRLEHLRLEP from the coding sequence ATGAAAGGGGCCTGGGCCGAAGCACTGGCCTGCCAGCATCTGCTGGCCCAGGGGTATACGCTGCTGGGGCAGAATAAGCGCACCCCCTTTGGCGAGATTGACCTCTGGATGCAGGATGGCCTTACCTACGTGGCCATCGAGGTCAAGCAGCGCCGCAGTAGTGCGTTTGGGACGCCCCTCGAGGCCCTAACCCCCACCAAGTACCGCCGCATCTACCGGTCGGTGCTGTATTTGCTGGGCCAAGACGACCTGCCGGTGCGGCTCGAGGCGGTCTTGGTCTACGGAACCCCTCGGCAGTTTCGCCTCGAGCACCTGCGCCTGGAGCCTTGA
- a CDS encoding PASTA domain-containing protein: MSLLDDKFTVLSEEPPQGFLRSYLVQTPEGLRGQLYWFEVHSPEARTAFHRYKNAIRRLEAQGFLPEGVLVSANPGRYYVFWPERPKMALKLRRLKPLLEVLEPFGYQEGDLEATEESGRPLVGKLRPQITPAPKSSSRPDLNPTLPALPSEPPSSTPAPYERRSQAEMPPKPSPTPPAKDPKPRPPQRTYRWNWPGWLPGLLMLALGSVAFWQATTRYLNPPEYVLPDLVGKTPRQALEAVRTYGLKVEFAEGSDVSQPKDQILEQTPDPGTRVKPGRRLELVINKPRFGSVPTVSGRSLDDARQALEAAGYRVAGLTRISSGDTADTVLASIPREGQPLRPGEGVRLLVSTGTRPPVRETVLPDLTGLTEEEARYILTVAELQAQVVRIASGAPDGLVVGQEPGPGVTLPRETVVRVLVAAQPVATLPKAAPFAPPRLEAPPPPPPVEPEPAPSPIPAPTPTPEPPNPEVNQPTPPPVPAGPQERRVNVSYTLPENIPNAVVVITVQDEVLVNTVFEGPVQQPWSFSQEIVVRGTAVLRVVVNGQQVLESPL, translated from the coding sequence GTGTCGCTACTGGACGATAAGTTCACCGTTCTGAGCGAAGAGCCCCCGCAGGGCTTTTTGCGTTCCTATCTGGTACAGACCCCGGAGGGCCTTAGGGGTCAGTTGTATTGGTTTGAAGTGCATAGCCCCGAGGCCCGCACTGCCTTCCACCGCTACAAAAACGCCATCCGCCGCCTCGAGGCCCAGGGCTTTTTGCCTGAGGGCGTGTTGGTTTCGGCCAATCCGGGGCGCTACTATGTTTTCTGGCCCGAACGGCCCAAAATGGCGCTCAAACTCCGGCGACTCAAGCCCTTGCTGGAAGTCCTCGAGCCTTTTGGTTACCAGGAAGGCGACCTCGAGGCCACCGAGGAAAGCGGGCGACCCCTGGTGGGGAAACTACGGCCCCAGATTACCCCGGCCCCCAAGAGTTCGAGTCGCCCCGACCTGAATCCCACCCTTCCAGCCCTTCCTTCCGAGCCACCCTCCTCAACCCCAGCGCCTTACGAGCGCAGGAGCCAGGCCGAAATGCCCCCCAAACCCAGCCCCACCCCCCCAGCCAAAGACCCCAAACCCCGTCCACCGCAGCGTACCTATCGCTGGAACTGGCCCGGCTGGCTACCGGGGCTCTTAATGCTGGCCCTGGGCAGCGTGGCGTTCTGGCAGGCCACCACCCGCTACCTGAACCCGCCCGAGTACGTACTGCCCGACCTGGTGGGCAAAACCCCTCGACAGGCCCTCGAGGCCGTTCGCACCTATGGCCTCAAGGTGGAGTTCGCCGAGGGGAGCGATGTCTCGCAGCCCAAAGACCAGATTCTGGAACAGACCCCCGACCCCGGCACCCGCGTGAAGCCGGGGCGCCGGCTCGAGCTGGTCATCAACAAGCCCCGCTTTGGCAGCGTTCCCACCGTGAGCGGACGTTCGCTAGACGATGCCCGCCAGGCCCTCGAGGCCGCCGGCTACCGGGTGGCGGGCCTTACCCGCATTTCTTCTGGCGATACTGCCGATACGGTGCTTGCTAGCATTCCCCGCGAGGGCCAGCCCCTCCGTCCGGGTGAGGGAGTACGGCTCCTGGTCTCTACCGGAACCCGGCCTCCGGTGCGCGAGACCGTGCTACCCGACCTGACCGGCCTGACCGAAGAAGAGGCCCGCTACATCCTGACGGTGGCCGAACTCCAGGCCCAGGTGGTGCGGATAGCCTCCGGTGCACCCGATGGGCTGGTGGTGGGCCAGGAACCCGGCCCCGGCGTGACCCTGCCCCGCGAGACCGTGGTGCGGGTGCTGGTGGCTGCCCAGCCGGTAGCTACCCTGCCCAAAGCTGCTCCCTTCGCGCCACCCCGCCTGGAGGCCCCTCCGCCGCCCCCACCTGTGGAGCCGGAGCCCGCACCCTCTCCTATCCCTGCGCCCACGCCTACCCCAGAGCCACCCAATCCCGAGGTAAACCAGCCCACCCCACCCCCCGTGCCTGCCGGGCCGCAGGAGCGCCGGGTCAACGTGAGCTATACCCTGCCGGAAAACATCCCCAATGCCGTGGTGGTCATCACCGTGCAGGACGAGGTACTGGTCAACACGGTGTTTGAAGGCCCGGTGCAGCAGCCCTGGAGCTTTAGTCAGGAGATTGTGGTGCGTGGAACGGCGGTGCTGAGGGTGGTGGTCAACGGGCAGCAGGTGTTGGAAAGCCCGCTATGA
- a CDS encoding DGQHR domain-containing protein yields MEVIIMANQKGLIAQQIKQGSRLSYLFKVQAGELIGRTKPDVFDPKSQTGYQRQPERSRGLAFARYIEAALNQKEASFPGTILLAYRGEVDAKPLGGDLYTISLPPEMYVVDGQHRLLGLEIAIKELQVSGAEEIEVPVMLLSHSDMYVEAEFFRIINETAKKVRTDLARRLLALRLQQRPLSAEKSPMLQPRSWEVKASEIISILNKHSSVWAGRIQFPNERRRPSHTIKDKSFGDSLRPLLTTFPFQDLDPRVIATGIDEFWLGVKKLMDTAPDNHLPNPFDDPKDYVLLKAIPGVFAMHLVLRYLWTLAYTRGKKTITQDFVFEALKKAAEVAARDGVDARFDTRASWRSDSTFALYGGLKGATGLGRMIIAYLKEAEYDLTGEEEE; encoded by the coding sequence TTGGAGGTAATCATTATGGCCAATCAAAAAGGCTTGATCGCCCAACAGATCAAACAAGGTTCCAGGCTGTCCTACCTCTTTAAGGTCCAGGCAGGCGAGCTAATCGGTCGCACCAAGCCGGACGTTTTCGATCCCAAGTCCCAAACCGGCTACCAGCGCCAGCCTGAACGGTCCAGGGGCCTGGCCTTCGCGCGCTATATCGAAGCGGCCCTAAACCAAAAAGAAGCCTCTTTCCCCGGAACCATTCTGCTGGCCTATAGGGGAGAGGTAGACGCCAAGCCCCTAGGGGGGGATCTCTATACGATTTCTTTGCCCCCCGAGATGTACGTGGTCGACGGACAGCACCGGCTCTTAGGTCTAGAGATCGCAATTAAGGAGCTGCAAGTAAGTGGAGCCGAAGAAATCGAAGTCCCAGTGATGCTCCTAAGCCACAGCGATATGTACGTGGAAGCCGAATTTTTCCGCATCATCAACGAGACAGCCAAAAAGGTTCGGACAGACCTAGCGCGCAGGCTCCTTGCACTTCGCCTCCAGCAAAGGCCCCTATCCGCAGAAAAAAGTCCTATGCTCCAACCCCGCAGCTGGGAGGTAAAAGCATCCGAGATCATCAGCATTCTAAACAAACATAGCTCGGTGTGGGCTGGGCGAATCCAGTTCCCAAACGAGCGGAGGCGGCCCAGTCACACGATCAAAGACAAGAGTTTTGGAGATTCCCTCAGGCCCCTGTTGACCACATTCCCATTCCAAGATCTAGATCCGAGGGTCATCGCTACCGGAATCGACGAGTTCTGGCTTGGGGTCAAAAAGCTCATGGATACGGCACCGGACAACCACTTACCGAACCCCTTCGATGACCCTAAGGATTATGTGCTCCTAAAAGCCATCCCTGGGGTTTTTGCCATGCATCTCGTTCTACGTTACCTGTGGACGCTCGCCTACACTCGGGGGAAGAAGACGATAACCCAGGACTTCGTCTTCGAAGCCCTCAAGAAGGCAGCAGAAGTTGCCGCCAGGGATGGGGTAGACGCGCGGTTCGATACTCGGGCAAGCTGGCGATCCGACAGCACATTTGCCCTCTATGGTGGCCTCAAGGGAGCTACTGGACTGGGAAGGATGATCATCGCTTACCTAAAAGAGGCAGAATACGATCTCACGGGAGAAGAGGAAGAGTAG
- a CDS encoding IS982 family transposase encodes MELGGKHNKALTLARDLKLFSHIPSPSRFNRRLHALFPLLLPLHYLLAQVWKNLHQAQAYALDTFPLPVCENIRAPRARRFPDKVYRGFIPREGVYFHGLKLHLLVDDGKFIHEVNLTPGSLHDLVSLLILPLDLPEGAEFYLDRGYESHLYEDLCREAQGIVPMVIRRRNSRRYVPWPQYLAMVGRRVVETVGSMLHASFPRRIHTVTQEGFVIKVLSFVLAHNLGLMVQKMLG; translated from the coding sequence ATGGAACTGGGAGGCAAGCACAACAAAGCCCTAACCCTCGCCCGAGACCTGAAGCTCTTCAGCCACATCCCCTCCCCAAGCCGCTTCAACCGCAGGCTCCACGCCCTTTTCCCCCTCCTCCTGCCCCTCCACTACCTCCTAGCCCAGGTCTGGAAGAACCTCCACCAGGCCCAGGCCTACGCCCTGGACACCTTCCCCCTCCCGGTCTGTGAGAACATCCGTGCCCCTCGCGCTAGGCGCTTCCCGGATAAGGTCTACCGGGGCTTCATCCCCAGGGAGGGGGTCTACTTCCACGGACTGAAGCTCCACCTCCTGGTGGACGACGGGAAGTTCATCCACGAGGTGAACCTGACCCCGGGAAGCCTTCATGACCTGGTCTCTTTGCTCATCCTTCCCCTGGACCTTCCCGAGGGGGCGGAGTTCTACCTGGATCGGGGATACGAGAGCCATCTGTATGAGGACCTCTGTAGGGAAGCCCAGGGGATTGTTCCCATGGTGATCCGAAGGAGGAACAGTCGGCGCTATGTACCTTGGCCCCAGTACCTGGCCATGGTGGGGCGGCGGGTGGTGGAGACGGTGGGGAGTATGCTCCACGCCTCCTTTCCCAGGCGGATTCACACTGTGACCCAGGAGGGCTTCGTCATCAAGGTGCTCTCCTTCGTCCTGGCCCACAACCTTGGGCTCATGGTGCAGAAAATGCTTGGGTAG
- a CDS encoding class I SAM-dependent methyltransferase produces MTSHFSRVAFTYDRTRYHPPEVSGRIATALTAPVEKLFRDPLFLEIGAGTGRISVPIIARGYRYIALDDNPAMLEVLRQKVAGVARKARLVEADARELPFEPASLHAVIAVHFWHLLDNWQQALRECLRVLRPGGFLFEGWDISDDESEDWRIQQKWKEILAGLGYTLVRGRHQARLAEVEKALLRHGLEPKAKTVADWVELRSPRTSLEMLLERIYSFTWDVPEEVFRPSVAELAHWISETYPDPDMEYPIHWKFVVRSSRVP; encoded by the coding sequence ATGACTTCTCATTTTAGTCGGGTAGCCTTTACCTACGACCGGACGCGGTATCATCCGCCCGAGGTTTCCGGGCGCATCGCCACGGCGCTCACGGCCCCGGTGGAGAAGTTATTCCGCGACCCTTTATTCTTGGAAATAGGCGCAGGTACCGGCCGGATTTCGGTGCCGATTATTGCCCGGGGGTATCGCTACATTGCCCTGGACGACAACCCGGCTATGCTCGAGGTATTGCGGCAAAAAGTGGCCGGCGTAGCCCGCAAAGCCCGTCTGGTCGAGGCCGATGCCCGCGAGCTGCCTTTCGAGCCTGCCAGCTTGCACGCAGTGATTGCGGTGCACTTCTGGCACCTTTTGGACAACTGGCAGCAGGCTTTGCGCGAATGTCTGCGGGTTTTGCGTCCGGGAGGTTTTTTGTTCGAGGGCTGGGACATCTCCGACGACGAGAGCGAAGACTGGCGTATCCAGCAAAAATGGAAAGAAATTCTGGCCGGTCTGGGCTATACCCTGGTGCGAGGCCGCCACCAGGCCCGCCTGGCCGAGGTAGAAAAGGCGTTGCTCCGCCACGGCCTCGAGCCCAAAGCCAAAACCGTGGCCGACTGGGTCGAACTGCGCAGCCCTCGCACCAGCCTCGAGATGCTCCTGGAGCGCATCTACTCCTTCACCTGGGACGTTCCGGAGGAAGTTTTTAGGCCCTCGGTGGCTGAACTGGCCCATTGGATTAGTGAGACCTACCCCGACCCCGACATGGAATACCCCATTCACTGGAAATTCGTGGTGCGCAGTAGCCGGGTTCCTTAG